Sequence from the Fulvivirga ligni genome:
GACTATCAACAGATCTTATGCTGAAGAGCAGTTCAGCAAGTCTAAATACAGTAAATTAAAAGTGGCGTAAGCCATTTTCATATAGACATAAAAAAAGCCCATTTTAAACGGGCTTTTTTTATGTTCTAATTTTATTTATTAGCTAGGTATCTGTTCAAATTTCACAGATGCTTCCCCCTTGTATGCCTTTCTAGACTTAAGATTCAACACCTGGAACATTTCATCATCGCTCACCACATCATTATTAGGTGTGGTTAAAAGCTTATCTCCAGCAAATATTGAGTTAGCACCTGCCATGAAGCAAAGGGCTTGTTCTTCCATATTCATTTTCACTCTACCTGCAGATAGTCTAACCATTGCCTGTGGCATGATAATTCTTGCTGTAGCTATCATTCGGATCATTTCCCAAACAGAAACTCTCGGTTGTTCTGCTAATGGAGTACCTTCTACAGGAACTAGCGCGTTTACAGGAACTGACTCAGGGTGTTCTTCTAAGGTAGACAGTGTTAAAAGCATTCCTATCCTGTCATTATCAGACTCTCCCATTCCTATGATACCACCAGAACAAACTGAAATCTTAGCTTTTCTCACATTATCAATGGTATCTAACCTATCATCATAAGTACGTGTAGAGATAATTTCATCATAGTGCTCTTCACTAGTATCCAGATTATGGTTATATGCATATAAGCCCGCATCTTTCAGTTTTACAGCCTGCTCCTCAGTAAGCATTCCCAAAGTACAGCAAACCTCCATATCCATGGCGTTCACTCCCTTCACCATGTCTAATACACGATCAAAGTCTTTGTTATCTCTTACTTCTCTCCAGGCTGCTCCCATACAAAAACGAGTACTACCTGAGTCTTTAGCCTCTTTAGCTTTCTGTAATACTTCCTCCGTAGGAAGAAGCTTATGCACCTTCACATCGGTATGATATCTTGCTGCTTGCGGACAATACGCACAATCCTCTGGGCAACCACCTGTTTTCACTGATAACAATGTACAAACCTGCACCTCTCCCGTTTCATGAAACTCTCTATGAACGGTAGCCGCTCTATATATCAGATCCATTAATGGTGAGTTATAAATATCGGTTATTTCTTCTCTAGTCCAATCGTTGCGTATCTCTGTCATGTTATTTCGTATTTATTCACTCAAAGTAAGCACATCTTCGTTAAAAGCGCTTTAGCCTTGTGCTATTATTTTACTTTCGAGCCCTAATTTAGATTCAATTCATATGGTAATCTTGCCTGAACTCCACTAAGATTCTTAGTCTTATTAAGTAGTTCGTAGAAAGGATATAACTCTCCCAGCTCAGCCTGAATAGCCTT
This genomic interval carries:
- the bioB gene encoding biotin synthase BioB, encoding MTEIRNDWTREEITDIYNSPLMDLIYRAATVHREFHETGEVQVCTLLSVKTGGCPEDCAYCPQAARYHTDVKVHKLLPTEEVLQKAKEAKDSGSTRFCMGAAWREVRDNKDFDRVLDMVKGVNAMDMEVCCTLGMLTEEQAVKLKDAGLYAYNHNLDTSEEHYDEIISTRTYDDRLDTIDNVRKAKISVCSGGIIGMGESDNDRIGMLLTLSTLEEHPESVPVNALVPVEGTPLAEQPRVSVWEMIRMIATARIIMPQAMVRLSAGRVKMNMEEQALCFMAGANSIFAGDKLLTTPNNDVVSDDEMFQVLNLKSRKAYKGEASVKFEQIPS